In Ipomoea triloba cultivar NCNSP0323 chromosome 15, ASM357664v1, one genomic interval encodes:
- the LOC116006242 gene encoding dehydration-responsive element-binding protein 3-like, which yields MMSTESLPDSPVSVVNCGGGGEVSGPESKKMKRIRDSSKHPVYRGVRMRSWGKWVSEIREPRKKSRIWLGTFPTPEMAARAHDVAALSIKGSSAILNFPDLAGILPRPDSLSPRDIQSAAAKAAAMEKFDLPSPSSHSSSSSSSSLSSLVSAIDLATSEELSEIVELPSLDTSFDSLGLGGEIVYVDSVEEWLYPPPWLGGAADDGGGGPGIISSSFESSLWDY from the coding sequence ATGATGAGTACTGAATCATTACCTGATTCTCCGGTTTCGGTTGTGAATTGCGGCGGAGGCGGCGAGGTTTCCGGGCCGGAGAGTAAGAAGATGAAGAGGATTAGGGATAGCAGCAAGCATCCGGTGTACCGGGGGGTTAGGATGCGGAGTTGGGGGAAATGGGTGTCGGAAATCAGAGAGCCGAGGAAGAAATCGCGCATTTGGCTCGGGACTTTTCCGACGCCGGAAATGGCGGCGCGTGCGCACGACGTGGCGGCGCTGAGCATAAAAGGGAGCTCGGCGATACTGAATTTCCCTGACCTAGCGGGGATTTTGCCCCGACCCGACTCGCTGAGCCCTCGCGACATTCAGAGCGCGGCTGCGAAGGCGGCGGCGATGGAGAAATTCGACTTGCCGTCGCCGTCCTCGCACTCATCCTCGTCATCGTCGTCGTCGCTGTCGTCGCTCGTGTCGGCGATCGAcctcgcgacgtcggaggagcTGAGCGAGATCGTCGAGCTGCCGAGCCTCGACACCAGCTTCGACTCGCTCGGCTTAGGCGGCGAGATCGTCTACGTTGACTCCGTCGAAGAGTGGCTGTATCCGCCGCCGTGGCTCGGCGGCGCCGCGgacgacggcggcggcggaCCAGGGATTATCTCCAGCAGCTTCGAGTCTTCGTTGTGGGATTATTAA
- the LOC116005509 gene encoding uncharacterized protein LOC116005509, protein MATNTKSSVVRVKPSGGDGSISSSSKPRFDSSSSVTKKRTVEISSHKQSADAKGKTISKTEVNAKATSSSTKTVKKTVTRTREKKVYSLPGQKFDVPEEREPLRLFYESLSKQIPSSEMAEFWLMEHGLLSPDRAKKAFEKKQRKQKQLRTGTPIKSPTRPVSIGSSKQPQPVSKNGEIKAKKRLNKDSDDDDDFILSPKRRKG, encoded by the exons ATGGCCACAAACACCAAATCCAGTGTTGTGAGGGTCAAACCCAGTGGCGGCGATGGGTCAATATCGTCATCTTCGAAGCCCAGGTTTGATTCTTCCTCATCTGTGACCAAGAAGAGAACTGTGGAGATATCCTCTCATAAGCAATCTGCTGATGCCAAGGGCAAAACTATCTCCAAAACTGAG gtaaATGCAAAAGCAACCTCAAGTTCGACCAAGACTGTTAAGAAAACTGTTACTAGAACTCGGGAGAAGAAAGTTTATTCCTTGCCAGGCCAGAAGTTTGATGTTCCTGAAGAG CGAGAACCGTTGAGATTATTCTATGAGTCGCTATCAAAACAGATTCCTTCAAGTGAAATGGCAGAGTTTTG GTTGATGGAACATGGCCTGTTGTCACCCGATAGAGCAAAGAAGGCGTTTGAGAAAAAACAGAGGAAGCAAAAGCAACTTAGGACGGGAACTCCAATAAAGTCTCCAACACGGCCAGTATCGATTGGGAGTTCAAAACAACCACAACCGGTTTCCAAAAACGGTGAAATAAAAGCAAAGAAACGTTTAAACAAagatagtgatgatgatgatgattttattttgagtcCAAAGCGGAGAAAAGGGTAA
- the LOC116007401 gene encoding probable glycosyltransferase At5g03795, whose translation MEQKLKVYIYMDGQEPIFHSSILEGIYASEGWFLRLLEANRHFVTEVASEAHLFFLPFSSRLLELTLYVPHSHSRQNLIDYMKNYVDLLIGKYPFWNRTNGEDHFLAACHDWAPAETRGKMLNCIRGLCNADIRTGFFIGKDVSLPTTYVRSSRNPRNDIGGEPSSRRPILAFFAGYMHGRVRPLLVKYWGKDPDMKIVDRLPRVKGNKNYVDLMKSSKYCICARGFAVHSPRVVESIFYECVPVIVSDNYVPPFLEVLNWESFSVFILEKDVPNMKSILLSIPEEKYLEMKRAVKEVQKHFLWHDEPAKYDLFHMILHSVWYNRVFRTRSS comes from the exons ATGGAGCAAAAGCTTAAAGTGTATATCTACATGGATGGGCAAGAGCCAATCTTCCATTCTTCGATACTTGAGGGAATATATGCTTCAGAGGGATGGTTCTTGAGACTATTAGAAGCCAACAGGCATTTTGTCACAGAAGTTGCAAGTGAAGCACACTTGTTTTTCTTGCCTTTCAGTTCAAGGTTGCTCGAGTTGACACTTTATGTGCCACATTCTCATAGTCGCCAAAACCTTATAGATTACATGAAGAACTACGTGGACTTGCTTATTGGGAAGTACCCTTTCTGGAACAGGACTAATGGAGAAGATCATTTTCTCGCTGCTTGCCATGATTGG GCCCCGGCTGAAACGAGAGGCAAAATGCTGAATTGCATAAGGGGCCTCTGCAATGCTGATATAAGAACTGGATTTTTTATAGGAAAGGATGTGTCGTTGCCAACGACCTATGTTCGTTCATCGAGGAATCCTCGCAATGATATTGGTGGCGAGCCTTCTTCCAGGAGGCCTATCCTGGCCTTCTTTGCTGGTTACATGCACGGGAGAGTGCGCCCGTTGCTAGTCAAGTACTGGGGGAAAGATCCCGACATGAAAATAGTTGATCGGTTGCCTCGTGTCAAAGGTAATAAGAATTATGTAGATCTTATGAAGAGCAGCAAGTATTGTATATGTGCAAGGGGTTTTGCAGTCCACAGCCCTCGAGTTGTGGAGTCCATTTTCTATGAATGTGTTCCGGTTATAGTTTCTGACAACTATGTGCCTCCGTTTCTCGAGGTTCTGAACTGGGAATCGTTCTCTGTTTTCATCTTGGAGAAGGACGTTCCGAATATGAAGAGCATTCTCCTCTCGATCCCCGAGGAAAAGTATCTCGAGATGAAAAGAGCAGTCAAGGAGGTGCAGAAACACTTCCTTTGGCATGATGAGCCCGCAAAATATGATCTCTTCCATATGATTCTTCACTCGGTTTGGTACAACAGAGTTTTTCGTACGAGATCCTCCTGA
- the LOC116005925 gene encoding uncharacterized protein LOC116005925, with the protein MDQRSRFICLNQTDSRKLLFLLGIAFGLVMVLQFFELPYDTMLSSLLSVGKVSFSGKSVSSESSDEKRDISSSAYSLHKNDSFSLPDQNVSSSSISMALTPSYTVPSSPRSFNLNSIPPTASMGAYIVKQRLPQSNVSAYNQPGNSSVKGNLETPVYSISEMNKLLQQRYTFPQSSISRWHSNIDDELLQAKAEIMNAPVRPDGDLYGPLYHNVSMFKRHCS; encoded by the exons ATGGATCAAAGATCTCGATTTATATGCCTAAATCAAACAGATTCCAGGAAATTGCTGTTCTTACTAGGGATAGCATTTGGTTTGGTTATGGTTTTGCAGTTTTTTGAACTCCCATATGATACTATGTTGTCTTCATTGCTGTCTGTTGGGAAAGTATCATTTTCTGGGAAAAGTGTCTCTTCTGAAAGCAGTGATGAAAAAAGAGACATTTCATCATCTGCTTATAGCCTTCATAAAAATGATTCTTTTTCCCTTCCTGATCAAAATGTGAGTTCAAGTTCCATTTCAATGGCCTTAACACCTTCTTATACTGTACCCTCCTCTCCCAGAAGCTTCAATTTGAACTCAATTCCCCCCACAGCTTCAATGGGTGCATATATTGTTAAGCAGAGATTGCCTCAAAGTAATGTCAGTGCATATAATCAGCCTGGCAATTCATCGGTAAAGGGAAACCTCGAAACGCCAGTGTATTCGATATCTGAGATGAACAAGTTGTTGCAGCAAAGATACACTTTTCCTCAGTCATCA ATATCGAGATGGCACTCGAACATTGATGATGAACTGCTTCAAGCAAAGGCAGAGATTATGAATGCTCCTGTTCGTCCCGATGGAGATCTCTATGGACCTTTATACCACAACGTCTCGATGTTCAAAAGGCACTGCTCATAA